Genomic DNA from Coffea arabica cultivar ET-39 chromosome 7e, Coffea Arabica ET-39 HiFi, whole genome shotgun sequence:
GCAATTACTCGTCAATAATATCTATCAATGCAATAATCCTCACgtcctaaaaagaaaaaaaagaagcggTCCATACCAAATGCTATCAAGATAATGCAGCTCTACTAGAAAAAGATGTCACCTTTTTTAATCATTCACCCCATGATTAATGATTGGGGGCTTTATTACTCTAATAATTGAAGCCTTAACTAGAGCAGTAATAAATGTTAGTACATTATCCCCTATATGAGTCGTAGCTTATCAAACAAAACATAATACGGTAGTACTAACAACAGAATCCACGGGTTCCAGCGGACCGTTATCATGCAGGGAAGGTTTCAACTAtgagaaaaagataaaaggaaacGAAGACGAGGACAAAGCAAAGAAGACAAGAAGAAATCAATTTTTGGGGTGGGTGGGTGGGTGGGTAGGGGTCCAGTCGTCGTGGCACCATCTGCAGCTGCCCCCATGTCATGTGAAAACAACTCACGAAAAGTGCCTTTCACGTACATCTCTTGTACCTCATCGTCCTTCTGAAGCTCTCAATATAATATTCACTTCTCTTTAGTGCAAACGTCTTTTCGGGGCGTGATTGAATTTAGGAACCTAATTCCACGTCCGCAAGATGGCAAAAGTGAAAGTGACATTACCAGATCGTAATTCTCTGCTTTTAACCaacattttcttgtttttccccTGTCATTTATTTATTGTCAATAGACTCGAATCTTTTATgctcttgaaagaaaaatttaccACTGACGAAATCTCTTTCGTCATTATCATGTACTACTAATTAATTGAATGGACTtcgttatttatttatttatttatttattttggattCTGAGGAGTGACCAAAGGCTCTGTTAAGTCACACGGGATCCTCAGTGTCACTTTTTCAGTGTCACTTCTATATTTATACCAAGTGTtctgtttatttaatttattatgtgttatttatttaaaattcttTTATCATCACGTGATAAGTGAGATTGGCACTGAATTTGACACCAAGTAGTGATATAGAGGATTCCAACTGCTTTTAAGTACTAGCCTAGTGCACTAATTTATGTCTTCTATCGTAAAAGTCTTTGTTGGTCCAATAGGCCCGGAGTTCAAGGCTTAAGCAacgaaaaaaatatatttatgttcTTGTATGGACGGTGATCACGGAAATCTTTCACATCCAGTGTTAGAACTACAAAAAGGTGGCATGCAGTGGAAAACATTGGATGAGTTGTCTTTCTGTCTATTCCAGTTTCCTTTCGATAACTTATAGTAATATAGTACCTTTTTTTTTGATAGAGGCTAAAgcaatttcttctttctttctttttctttaattttgatagACTAATTAACAGCTCCTTTTCTAATAAGATTGTGAATTTTTAACGGAGTTGTTTATTCTGTCAACAGTTTGTTTCACTCTTAAAAATGTGACTAAATTCTTGGTCGGCATCCAGTTTTCTGGTCGTACGAATTTCAGCATATTGCTCAATTCCTGGACTACGAATGCCAAAAAGAAGCCCCGCGTGGGCCGCATGGCGCTCTTCCCTTGCTGTCCACTGCCACTCTCAAGGCCCACGACTATCACTCTCCGGATCAGACCCATAAACCTTTGTACATTCCAACCGAAAATGGACAGCTAGGCTTTTGACCTTAATAGCCTGGTTTTAGAACGGCGTAGAGTGGTCATACTCACAGCACAGCGGTCTCCAAAGCCCATTAAAGTCTTGTTTGGTTTTGCCTCTGCACGGGAGATCCAATATCTTAATTTGCACTGGAATCAATCTACCTgaacaataaaaaatttcatGCAGGCTTTTGGGCCTCCCTTCTGACCAGCCCAAAGAAAAAagctcattttctttttcatttttctttggtTTTAGTTAAAAATCGTCCTGTGCGAGTAGATAAACAAAACCCATTACACAACAGTAACTAAACAAAAACGCAAATTCACATATGATATTATTAAATCTAGACTAGAATCGAAGTTGTTGTGGTTTGCATAGATCAGTAGTCTTTATTATAGGCTACTATAGCTGTGCTGTGATGGCAAAGTGGAAAATATTGGACTGTGAATTTGCtactctccaaaaaaaaaaaaaaaagatataaataaataatttgcaaAGAATAAAGGGGAATGTATTAGAAAAGGTTTTTAGTACGTAATAGCGACACGCAACCAAACAATCTTAGAAATTTCTCCAAATCAAACGAcggaagaagaaaaatgttgtcTCCATCTATTCTATTCAGAAAAGCATTTGCAGTGCCAGCTTAGTTTCGcgtttacttttacttttggaAGCTTCTTGTATTATTATTAATACTAGCTAGCTTATTATTAGTAAGCCTTTCTTTCCTCCTCAATTAATTTACTTGGAACTTTCTCATaacaaaaataaaggaaataaaTTATTGTCTCCAGTCCAGAAGGCATTTCATTTCTTCGCTAGGAGAATCAGTCGCTAGCAGCAATCGATCAAAGTCCCAGTGTGCCGAGACCAACTCAAATGCAGCTACCCCACAACCTTAAATTTTGTTTGGTCCAGCAAGAATCAAGCAGCCGCCTTCGTTTCGTTTATAAGCATAGTTCGTGCACAATTCCTCTGAATTTCTGAGAATATTACAAGACATTTCAAAACCAAGAATGGATGGATGGTGTGAGTGTAACacatcaaaattattttttcttcaaaaaaaaaagaaaaagaaaaggaaaacttcCAATTCTTGGATAACGAAGACTTGCATGCACGAGTTGACTGATTTCTTTCGCGGCAGCTTCATTTAGGCTCCGGTAACATTCTAATGATTTTATAGTACTGCAAGCAACTTGAATAAGGAAAAAATCCTTTCTTTGCCAGTACCATTTCTACAATCAATACCTGAAATATGCTTGTACCCAAACtatcatttcttttccttttccttctgcACTTCTATTTCACAACCATCTCTGCCAGTCATATCCCAGTTCTTGATAACATAGCCATTTCCAGCGGTTCTTCTGGCGTCTTAACTGCATCCAATGGCCGCGTTTGGGTTGGAGATACCGGTTCCAAATCTTCCACGTTGCTGCAATTGAGTGGCAAATCAACCAAGTCAAGAGTCATCCACCATCCAGCTGCCTCCGTGGATGCTGTCCCCTACCTGACCGCACGCATATCTCATCACCACTTCACCTACACATTCCCCGTCAAGCCTGGCCAGAAAATCATCCGTCTGCACTTCAACCCTGTTTCAtacaagaatttcaagaagtcTAGAGCTCTTTTTTCCGTCAAAGCCGGTCCTTACACCCTTCTCAGCAACTTCAATGGTTCCCTTACTGCTGGTGCTTCGGGGGCTGGGCATTTTACTAGAGAATTCTGTGTCAATATAGAGGAAAATGAAGTATTGAGCATAACGTTCTCCCCAGATCAAGGAAACGAAGGTTCTTCAGATGACCGATATGCATTTGTCAACGGTATTGAGATTGTCTGCATGCCTGCTGGTCTTTATTTCACCCCCGATGATGGCCTGGGACCCTTTGTCGTTGGCCAGAAATACAGATTCTACATCGACAACAGCACCGCACTTGAGATGATTCAGCGGTTAAACATTGGCGGAAACTCCATTGCATCTGTTGAAGATGGAGGCATGTTCCGGTCATGGGATGAAGACCTCAATCACTTGCCACAAAACGGAAGCCTTGTAATTAAAAGGGTCATTCCAATCAAGTATACGCAGGCACCATCGTATATAGCACCAAAGAAAGTCTATCAAACTGCCAGGTCCATGGTTCCACATATGAATTTGAGAAGACGCAATCTTATGTGGAAAATACCAGTGGATTTGGGATTTAGATACTTGATTAGGCTCCATTTCTCAGAGCTTGAGTTGGGGATAACGCAGTGCGGTGAGAGGGAGTTCAGGATTATCATAAATAATCAAGTCGCTGAAGATAGTGCTGATGTCATCAAATGGGGTGCTGAACATGGAGTTGCAGTGTACAGGGACTATGTTGTGCTGATGGAGGGAGATAGGATGGAAGGTAAGCGTTATCTAAACATCACCTTCCAGCCAAAATTGGTGTTAAGCGGTAAAGAAACAGATGGGATCCTCAATGGGATGGAAATATTCAAGTTGAGCAACCCTGATAACAATCTAGCAAGCATGAGGACCATCGAATTTGTACGGAGTTCCAGATCTCAGAAACAAGGGGACAAAAAGACACAGTCTTTTGGCCGTAAGAATGCAGTTGCAACGGCGCTGACTGTTATAATCACTTTGTTGAATGTCAGTGTGTATTATATCAGGCGTCTTTCAGAAACTAGTGCCAGGAACTTGCGTTCGTCATCCTCAGAAAAATTTTGCCGCCTATTTTCAATTCATGAGATCCGATCAGCAACCAACGATTTCAGTCATGAATTCCTCATTGGCAGTGGTGGATATGGTAGAGTGTATAAAGGAAGCATTGATGGAGGAGCTACAACCGTTGCAATTAAGCGATTGAAATCAGAGTCTAGGCAAGGCGAAAACGAGTTTTGGACAGAGATAAAGATGCTATCCAGGCTCCGCCATGAGCATCTTGTCCCTCTGATTGGTTACTGCAATGAAGGTCAAGAGATGATACTGGTATACGAGTATATGCCAAAAGGAACAGTTGCTGATCATCTTTACAAGATTGGTAGGCATGGTGGTTGtgctcctcctctctcttgggAACAGCGGCTTAAGATCTGTATCGGTGCGGCACGTGGTTTGTACTTTCTTCACACCTCTCGACAGAGGGTAATCCACCGGGATGTGAAGAGCTCGAACATTCTGCTGGACGAGAATTGGGTGGCTAAGATTTCAGACTTCGGCCTGTCAAAGATGGGAGCACCTAACGAGTCAATTACACATATCAGTACCAATGTCAAAGGGACATTTGGGTATTTAGATCCAGAGTATTTCTTGACTCGCAAATTGACACGAAAATCTGACGTGTATGCTTTTGGAGTGGTGCTGTTTGAAGTGCTGTCTGGAAGGCCAGCTGTGGACTTACGACTTGAAGAGGAGAAACACAGCTTAGCTGCGTGGGCACGATACTGCATGAGAAAGGGAAAAGTCGATAACCTCATCGACCGTAATCTGATAGGACAAATCTCCCCAGCTTGCTTAAAGGTGTTTGTTGGAATAGCAGGGAGGTGCGTGGATACGCATCCACATGAACGGCCTGCTATGGCTGATGTTGTCATACCCCTTGAGTTAGCATTGGTGCTGCAACAGAGCCCAGGTTCCACAGAACAGGCAGAAGAAGACGATGATATCAACAACGTTGCAAGAAGTTCCAGTGAACAAAGTGATGGTGTTTTCTCATTTGATGAATTATCTGTTAACCCCTCCAATGGAGGAATGGAGCAGAATGTCTCCAAAGAGCTTTCAGGTGCTGCTCCTGGAACAAAAGAAACTTATGTTCTCAAGAATTCAAAGAAGGATAACAGTTCCAACAATGCAACATCATCAAGATGGTGGTGGGATCCATTTGGGCTTGTGCCAAGAAGTCCATCAAAAACGAAAGCTTCAGCACTACATGAAGGGCTCCGCCAATTCCACATCCAAGAGATACGAAAAGCCACCAATAATTTCCAGAACAGTTTCATCGTTGGCTTTGGAGGCTTGGACAGTGTGTACAAGGGCCTTGTGGATGATATCCCAAGAATTGTGGCGGTCAGACGATCAAGCAGTAGAGAATCAAGACTTTCGATGGCACGTGAATTGCAATCAAAGATGGAAATGGTCCCTTCACTAAAACATGCTCATGTCGTAACTCTGATCGGTTATTGCAATGATGAAGCTGAACTGATGCTTGTGTATGAGTACATGGCCAATGGAAGCCTCCATGATCATTTATGTGACCCTAACAAGGATCCACTCCCATGGAAGCGGAGACTTCAAATCTGCATTGGCGTAGCACGAGGATTGTCCCATCTCCAGTCCACTGTTAAACTAACGAATCTCCACTGCAACTTGAAGTCAACCAACATTTTGTTAGACGAGAACTGGGTGGCCAAGGTTTCAGACATTGGGTTATCCCGAAGAAGAGGAGTCAGTGGTGCGCATACAATTGTTAGAGGTGACTGGGGTTCTCTGGACTCAGACTATATACTGGATGACAGATTAACAGAAAAATCTTACGTATTCTCATTTGGCTTGCTACTGTTTGAGGTACTCTGTGCCACTAAAGAATCAACTCATTGGTTGGATGAGGATCAGGTAAGTCTGGCTCAGTGGATAAAATCAGGCATAAGAAACAACCTCTCTGGCAACATTGACCCATGCCTAGCTGGTAAAATTGCACCTGAATGCTGTAGGATATTTGCAGAAACAGCCATTAAATGTCTGCTTGATAAGGGTTCTGAACGACCATCAATGAATGACATAGTGGCAAGTCTTGAGGCTGCGCTTAAGCTGCAAGAAGCGTCAGACAATGACgagggtgtttaagtgcaaagTAGCTGACATGATAATGCAGTTCAGTTTTGTATGATGTTTACCAATATTGTTCACTTCATTCTGTAATTATGTGTGCTATTTAATGCTAATTAAGCTTGTTGTACGGAAATTATACGATAGATGGGATGGTTACAAACCTTTGGGCAGCTTATTTTGAAGCACCAAGTTTAACTGGCTAACATGCCTGGTTAGAACTTGGTAGAAGAtagtttaaaataaaaaggCCAAGAATAGAAAAACTGCAAGAGTTTTCTCCTTCCTATTTATACTGAAGATTGTGCGGAGAGATTCTATTCTATTGGATCGAGGAATTTGATGAAAGATTTGAATTCAAATCGCTTTAATTATTTGGATTGCTTAATAGACATTTGAGTTTATAATACACCAactattaaaatatattttaaatactaGAATAATTGATAATTTATAAATCCAAATACCTCCTAAATAACGTAAAGAACTAGAGAATTTTGAGagaattttttaaattcttcgTTAGATCCCCCAATCGAAACGCAGCCTTGTGCTAGTTGAATTATTTGCATTACACGTAGTGATCTGGGAGATGCAAACTTGCGGAGTCCATACTTTCAGTGCACAAAACCGGGACGGTATTCAGAATTACAATTCACCTAAAGACTGGAAATACTCCCAATGAAATAGCCTTCTCGGCTTGATTTGTTCAAACGTACGTCTTCGAGCTATCCCGCACGCTTGCAGCGATTGTAGGCTGTACATGGTCTATTATTCATATTAACTGGCACGAACCAATTAGCATACTGAGCTGCATTGCAAACTGCCGGCCGCTGAAGAGCGCCGTAGGAAATTGCCTGTCCTTGTTGGAGTAGCAACCTGCCACCTGCAGAATAGTGCCTGAGAGACTCCCAATCCTCCTCATTTCCCCGGCTGCCGAAGAAGCAGTCTGCAAAAGCGCCATTGCACGACACCCGTGCATTGTTAAGCATATAAAAAGAAGCTGAAGCTCCTCCCAAGTCTTCTCCGAGGCTGAGCAACAAAACGAGGACAATAAAACTGCTGTATCTCTTTAATCCCATTTCAGCAGTGTCTGTACACTAGTGTTTTCTTCATTCTCTTGTGAAGCTTCGATCTCGTGGTGATATAGGATTAGACCTGTAAAAGGGGTCCAGGAAGGTCGCTGACTACCACAGTGAGTAATACCATTGAGCCACTTGATTGCGGACAAATAATACGGCAACTATGCAGGCATTCTTATTTGTTGTTTTGTCCCTATGCTGTTACACTTAAACTGGCTAAGAATCCTTTCCTTATTAGTATATTTTGTTTAGGAGAATTAAGAAAGCTTATAGTGTCCGCTAGCGAACCCTTTTCTTATGATTCTACATTCTGCATGATTGATGTCGGCAGATGAtttacttgattccaaatttacCGAATTTGTCTGTAAGCAAGCTTAAATAGTAGTAGTACTTGGCTGTCGGCACATCtgttttctccaagatttttttaCGCAACCATGGAAATTGGTTGCCATCATCAAGATCATTTCATCAATATTGATCTCACATTAGAGGTTGTATGGCACAGTACATGAGCAACAGTTCATGAACAACTGCTTCTTTTAAATTCCGTATCAATCAGGAGTACTATCTTCTTCTCAAAGTCGTGGAGATACAGGTGAGCCACAAGATACAAGGGATCAGTGAACATCTTAACTACTAACACCACTAGTGCTATTAAAATGTAATGTTATGCTACTAATCGCTTGCTGACTACAAGCACAAGAAATAACAACTATTAGAACAAGTCATTCCCTTGTCCTTGTGCTTTTACATTTCATGTTAAGAATGCTCCTGCTCAGTCTTGTGACCTTGTGCATCATCACTAGTGCTGTTCTAGTAATTATAGGCAATTCATTGCAGGAAAAAGTAATTTACAGGGAACACAGGGGtattcaattttcaaatttagtGGCTTTATTGATCGGTTTATCTGGAAGACAAATTGGAAACAGCATTTGAACTTGTCACGCACTTTCACAGAGTAAAGATCAGCCACAAATCACTACACTTAGCTGTCCTTCAGTACTCTGCCACACTGAATTTCCAGTATGGCAGAAAAGAACAGCTTTCTGTAGCCAAGTTTGTCAAATTCTTGTTTGTGTAACTCCATGTATTcttttctgcaaaaaaaaaaaaaaaaaaaatctgctaCCGAAGGGGCCCATGGGACCGAAGCACATAGTACCAATCAAACAGGACATCCTGGAGGAGGTCTAACCCAATCCATATATGCAAGATCAGATTGGAATGCAAACAACACTATAATTTCACGTCTTTAAACAGTTTTCCAACATCACATGACGGAATAGACAAACTCTCACttaagaaaagaggaaaatattCAATCATATAAGCACAAGACATGGAAAATGCGAAGGCTCATCTAAATCACCAAAGCTGCCAATGCCAAGGAAATAATCCAGAagtctttttttattttgggtagAAGTAATCACAAGTCATTACTCAATATCAAAAGGTGCTGCGTAACTTTAAGTTGCCCTCAAAATCCATGGTAAACCTCAACTGAAGATTAAACCCccatcctcatcatcatcattatcatGATCCTCATCCCGGCTAAACTCCGAATATTCCTCAAGTGATGAAGCATTGAAGAGTTCACCAGCTTTGCTATCATTGTTAGTTGGCATTTTTACTGAACTATGGGGTTTCCCTTTATTCATCTGTTTCGCATTGAATCACAATAACCACAACAAATTAGCACAGCAGTTACATCAATGTCCTGAAACTAAAAACAATTAGCATTATGCAGCAGACTTGCAAATTAATGGACAATCTGAATCAACTAATTCAATGACAAGTCGGACTGCATGGAATCCAGATTTTGTGCATTATCTTACCGTCCGTAGGAGAGtactcctctctctctccctaGCATTCTTGATCGCCTATCAccaaataaaaagataattagcTTCTAAAGGAACAAAAATCCCAAGTCCAAACCTCCAGCATTACGGAGGGAAAAATTCTCTGCTCAGTAAACAAACCTCCTCTAGTGTCTTCTGCTCAGTCTCCTTTTCTGAAAGGTCTCTGCAATGTACAGAAAATCATAAGTTCCTGAAAAAGCCTGTAATTGCTTTCCTCAAACACATAGTCACATAAGCTTATACACAATCCTTTGGGTGTAACATCTAACATGTATCTTTTTACCTCCCAACTATATGCCCAACCCGACATGAGCACTTTGCGCATACTTTGTTCTCCTTAGCACAAGCTGGTAATATTACAAAGCATTTCAGCCAAGCAATTAAGAATCAAATATTACTCAACGCACTACGACAAACATTTAAACGAATCAGTAGAAATGCGAACAAAGAATTTTGAACCAAACAGAAAGGTTTAACTAACCAGTACAGAGATTATGGTAAGCTTGTCGAACAGCCCGCTTGGAACATTTCTGACTGAATCCCAAAGAATAAGACTATAAGTAAATGAATCCCGTAGCCAAAATTGAGTTGCGCATCAATAATTCAATACCAATCTTTTAGTACTACATAAAtttaaagaaaagagaaaagagaccAGGTAAGTAAGTACCATTTAGCGGGCTCAATGAGGGGTTTGTATTTGCCGTACTTGCGCTTCCATTCAATCTGTTCTTTACATCTCTGGCATACTCCGGTTACCTCTGAATATGGCCGGAACTTCCCTCCTAATTCCTGCCATCATTAATCATAGCAATActattactttttttcttttcccaaacGAAAATAAAGAGGGGAAAACTTGTAAAGAAGGCGGTGAAGATTACGGTTTCGTTGATTTTAACACCAGCCTTGGGCTTCCAGGCAAATTGATTTGGGTGCTTTGGGGGACCTTTCCTGCTGCTCATGTTTTGTCTCACCTCTCTCGCCGCCGACCAAAGTTTCTTGGTTCCCCGGTCAAAAACCTATTGAGCGGTTGTGATTCAGTAATTTTGTTTAACTACAATAAACCCCCTGTCATAACAACCTGATTTCACTTTGCCCCCTAACTTTACTTTATTGCAATCTATCCATCTTTAAGACAAGAATACCCCTTCCAACATTTGATGGCAAGTgcgatttttttatttttatttttttatttttttgtactAGCAATGATGACAGTTTTTATAACTTATTCTAACTTAATCTAAGGGGAAAGGGAAGCCACAAATAGTGACTAATAGGAGGATTTATACAAATCTATTCTAACATAATCTAAGAGGAGggcgggggagggggaaggcaCAAATACCTCCACCAATAGACATGATCGAACCATTAATCTCCCACCTTCATCAAAATTTAAAGACGTCTCGGTGACCAACAGCCTAAGAGACTGTTGGATGGCAAGTGTGAATTGGACCTTTTAATTTGCAATTCAAGTCTTAAACCTTTATAaaaatgcatat
This window encodes:
- the LOC113701163 gene encoding receptor-like protein kinase FERONIA, with amino-acid sequence MLVPKLSFLFLFLLHFYFTTISASHIPVLDNIAISSGSSGVLTASNGRVWVGDTGSKSSTLLQLSGKSTKSRVIHHPAASVDAVPYLTARISHHHFTYTFPVKPGQKIIRLHFNPVSYKNFKKSRALFSVKAGPYTLLSNFNGSLTAGASGAGHFTREFCVNIEENEVLSITFSPDQGNEGSSDDRYAFVNGIEIVCMPAGLYFTPDDGLGPFVVGQKYRFYIDNSTALEMIQRLNIGGNSIASVEDGGMFRSWDEDLNHLPQNGSLVIKRVIPIKYTQAPSYIAPKKVYQTARSMVPHMNLRRRNLMWKIPVDLGFRYLIRLHFSELELGITQCGEREFRIIINNQVAEDSADVIKWGAEHGVAVYRDYVVLMEGDRMEGKRYLNITFQPKLVLSGKETDGILNGMEIFKLSNPDNNLASMRTIEFVRSSRSQKQGDKKTQSFGRKNAVATALTVIITLLNVSVYYIRRLSETSARNLRSSSSEKFCRLFSIHEIRSATNDFSHEFLIGSGGYGRVYKGSIDGGATTVAIKRLKSESRQGENEFWTEIKMLSRLRHEHLVPLIGYCNEGQEMILVYEYMPKGTVADHLYKIGRHGGCAPPLSWEQRLKICIGAARGLYFLHTSRQRVIHRDVKSSNILLDENWVAKISDFGLSKMGAPNESITHISTNVKGTFGYLDPEYFLTRKLTRKSDVYAFGVVLFEVLSGRPAVDLRLEEEKHSLAAWARYCMRKGKVDNLIDRNLIGQISPACLKVFVGIAGRCVDTHPHERPAMADVVIPLELALVLQQSPGSTEQAEEDDDINNVARSSSEQSDGVFSFDELSVNPSNGGMEQNVSKELSGAAPGTKETYVLKNSKKDNSSNNATSSRWWWDPFGLVPRSPSKTKASALHEGLRQFHIQEIRKATNNFQNSFIVGFGGLDSVYKGLVDDIPRIVAVRRSSSRESRLSMARELQSKMEMVPSLKHAHVVTLIGYCNDEAELMLVYEYMANGSLHDHLCDPNKDPLPWKRRLQICIGVARGLSHLQSTVKLTNLHCNLKSTNILLDENWVAKVSDIGLSRRRGVSGAHTIVRGDWGSLDSDYILDDRLTEKSYVFSFGLLLFEVLCATKESTHWLDEDQVSLAQWIKSGIRNNLSGNIDPCLAGKIAPECCRIFAETAIKCLLDKGSERPSMNDIVASLEAALKLQEASDNDEGV
- the LOC113701126 gene encoding uncharacterized protein isoform X2, whose translation is MSSRKGPPKHPNQFAWKPKAGVKINETELGGKFRPYSEVTGVCQRCKEQIEWKRKYGKYKPLIEPAKCQKCSKRAVRQAYHNLCTACAKENKVCAKCSCRVGHIVGRDLSEKETEQKTLEEAIKNARERERSTLLRTFQDIDVTAVLICCGYCDSMRNR
- the LOC113701126 gene encoding uncharacterized protein isoform X1 is translated as MSSRKGPPKHPNQFAWKPKAGVKINETELGGKFRPYSEVTGVCQRCKEQIEWKRKYGKYKPLIEPAKCQKCSKRAVRQAYHNLCTACAKENKVCAKCSCRVGHIVGRDLSEKETEQKTLEEAIKNARERERSTLLRTMNKGKPHSSVKMPTNNDSKAGELFNASSLEEYSEFSRDEDHDNDDDEDGGLIFS
- the LOC113701126 gene encoding uncharacterized protein isoform X3, whose amino-acid sequence is MSSRKGPPKHPNQFAWKPKAGVKINETELGGKFRPYSEVTGVCQRCKEQIEWKRKYGKYKPLIEPAKCQKCSKRAVRQAYHNLCTACAKENKVCAKCSCRVGHIVGRDLSEKETEQKTLEEAIKNARERERSTLLRTDIDVTAVLICCGYCDSMRNR